One stretch of Lemur catta isolate mLemCat1 chromosome 2, mLemCat1.pri, whole genome shotgun sequence DNA includes these proteins:
- the VNN1 gene encoding pantetheinase: MIASPLLAYVAMFVFCVSKTSSLDTFIAAVYEHAVLLPSTTLTPVSREEALALMNRNLDLLEGAIMSAAEQGAHIIVTPEDGIYGWNFSRESLYPYLEDIPHPQVNWIPCNNPNRFGHTPVQERLSCLAKDNSIYVVANIGDKKPCNASDPQCPPDGRYQYNTDVVFDSQGRLVARYHKQNLFMGEDQFNAPKEPEVVTFNTTFGRFGIFTCFDILFHDPAVTLVKDFHVDTILFPTAWMNVLPHLSAIEFHSAWALGMGVNFLASNIHHPSMKMTGSGIYAPNSARAFHYDMKTKEGKLLLSQLDSHPHRPVVVNWTSYASSVEAPLTGNQEFKSTIFFDEYTFVELKGVMGNYTVCHKDLCCHLSYTMSEKRSDEVYALGAFDGLHTVEGRYYLQICTLVKCKTTDLNTCGDSAETASTRFEMFSLSGTFGTQYVFPEVLLSDIQLAPGEFQVSSDGRLFSLKPTSGPVLTVTLFGRLYEKDGASDAS, from the exons ATGATCGCTTCTCCGTTGCTGGCTTATGTGGCGatgtttgttttctgtgtctcAAAAACCAGCTCTCTGGACACTTTTATTGCAGCTGTTTATGAGCATGCGGTGCTATTGCCTAGCACCACCCTCACACCAGTGTCTCGTGAGGAGGCGCTGGCGTTAATGAATCGGAATCTGGACCTTTTGGAAGGAGCGATCATGTCCGCAGCAGAGCAG GGTGCACATATTATCGTGACTCCAGAAGATGGTATTTATGGCTGGAACTTCAGCAGGGAATCTCTCTACCCCTACTTGGAGGATATCCCACACCCTCAAGTAAACTGGATCCCCTGTAATAATCCTAACAG ATTTGGCCACACCCCAGTACAAGAACGACTCAGCTGCTTGGCCAAGGACAACTCTATCTATGTTGTGGCAAATATTGGGGACAAGAAGCCATGCAATGCCAGTGACCCGCAGTGTCCCCCTGATGGCCGTTATCAATACAACACTGATGTCGTGTTTGATTCTCAGGGTAGGCTGGTGGCACGCTACCATAAG caaaatctTTTCATGGGTGAAGATCAATTCAATGCACCCAAGGAGCCTGAGGTTGTGACTTTCAACACCACCTTTGGAAGGTTTGGCATTTTTACGTGCTTTGATATACTCTTCCACGATCCTGCTGTTACCCTGGTGAAAGACTTCCACGTGGACACCATACTCTTCCCAACAGCTTGGATGAACGTTTTGCCACATTTGTCAGCTATTGAATTCCACTCAGCGTGGGCTCTGGGCATGGGGGTCAATTTCCTTGCGTCTAATATACATCACCCCTCAATGAAGATGACAG GAAGTGGCATCTATGCACCCAATTCTGCAAGAGCATTTCATTATGATATGAAGACAAAGGAGGGAAAACTCCTCCTCTCACAACTGGATTCCCACCCACACCGCCCTGTAGTGGTAAATTGGACATCTTATGCCAGCAGTGTGGAAGCACCCTTGACTGGAAACCAGGAATTTAAGAGCACTATCTTTTTCGATGAATACACCTTTGTGGAGCTCAAAGGAGTCATGGGGAATTACACAGTATGTCACAAAGATCTCTGTTGTCATCTAAGCTACACGATGTCAGAGAAGAGATCAGATGAAGTTTATGCCCTAGGGGCATTTGATGGACTGCACACCGTGGAAGGACGCTATTATCTACAG ATTTGTACTCTGGTGAAGTGTAAAACGACTGACTTAAACACTTGTGGTGACTCAGCTGAAACGGCTTCTACCAGGTTTGAAATGTTCTCCCTCAGTGGCACTTTTGGAACCCAGTATGTCTTCCCTGAGGTGTTGCTGAGTGACATTCAGCTTGCACCTGGAGAATTTCAG